The proteins below come from a single Nocardiopsis gilva YIM 90087 genomic window:
- a CDS encoding VOC family protein → MAIELNHTIVCARDKEASARFLTEILDLPPAKPFGPFLAVELSNGVTLDFMEVDAEIASQHYAFLVSEEEFTASFARVKEKGLDYWADPHQERPGEINTNDGGRGVYFADPDGHFLELITRPYGSGAQD, encoded by the coding sequence ATGGCCATCGAGCTGAACCACACCATCGTCTGCGCGCGTGACAAGGAGGCGTCGGCACGGTTCCTCACCGAGATCCTCGACCTTCCACCGGCCAAGCCCTTCGGCCCCTTCCTGGCGGTCGAGCTCTCCAACGGCGTGACCCTCGACTTCATGGAAGTCGACGCTGAGATCGCTTCCCAGCACTACGCCTTCCTGGTCAGCGAGGAGGAGTTCACGGCGAGCTTCGCCCGGGTCAAGGAGAAGGGCCTGGACTACTGGGCTGACCCGCACCAGGAGCGACCCGGGGAGATCAACACCAACGACGGCGGGCGCGGTGTCTACTTCGCGGACCCCGACGGCCACTTCCTGGAGCTCATCACCCGGCCCTACGGGAGCGGCGCGCAGGACTGA
- a CDS encoding helix-turn-helix transcriptional regulator, translating to MRAELAALAQGNPVAAVDLVVSLTPAQLVGAEPLPYLPAPGRRLGRTYTERIDRLPTATHTEDLGRAEGALRAFDRWAEATGSDEVRALAARCRALRAEGSRAEEHFEEAVNLHKSGYCDFERARTELLFGNMLRRARQVRRAREHLHAALETFDGLNAAPWSGQARSELRAAGEAVRTRERSALEELSPQQLQIARFVAEGATNREVAAQLFLSPRTVDHHLRNVFAKLGIRSRVELARMLS from the coding sequence GTGCGCGCCGAACTCGCCGCCCTCGCCCAGGGCAACCCGGTGGCCGCCGTGGATCTGGTCGTCTCCCTAACCCCCGCCCAGCTCGTCGGGGCCGAACCCCTCCCGTACCTGCCCGCCCCCGGCAGACGGCTGGGGCGCACCTACACCGAACGCATCGACCGGCTGCCGACCGCCACCCACACCGAGGACCTGGGGCGGGCGGAGGGCGCGCTGCGCGCCTTCGACCGGTGGGCGGAGGCGACCGGGAGCGACGAAGTCCGCGCCCTGGCCGCGCGGTGCCGGGCGCTGCGCGCGGAGGGGAGCCGGGCCGAGGAGCACTTCGAAGAGGCGGTCAACCTGCACAAGAGCGGGTACTGCGACTTCGAGCGCGCCCGTACCGAGCTGCTGTTCGGCAACATGCTGCGCCGTGCCCGCCAGGTGCGTCGGGCACGGGAGCACCTGCACGCGGCGCTGGAGACCTTCGACGGCCTGAACGCCGCCCCGTGGTCGGGCCAGGCGCGTTCCGAGCTGCGGGCGGCGGGCGAGGCGGTCCGCACGCGCGAACGGTCCGCGCTGGAGGAGCTGAGTCCGCAGCAGCTGCAGATCGCCCGCTTCGTCGCGGAGGGGGCCACCAACCGCGAAGTGGCCGCACAGTTGTTCCTCAGCCCGCGTACGGTCGACCACCACCTGCGCAATGTGTTCGCGAAACTCGGAATTCGCTCCCGCGTCGAACTCGCCCGCATGCTCTCCTGA